Below is a genomic region from Amphiura filiformis chromosome 19, Afil_fr2py, whole genome shotgun sequence.
ACTAGATGAGCGTGACTTGCACGAAATAACACCTTTCAGCTTGAAGTCACTTCGGAAAGCTAGCCTAGATCCCTTTCCTCGAACAGAATGGTGGCGCCCCAAAGTAGAAGAAAATAGGCTAGCATTTTTCTCGGTCATCTTAAAAATGAGATATTCTGTCACTTGTATTCCTGGGTACTTGCACAATGACGCTGGTACGATACAAGCAATACCTGTACTTTATGATTTTGCAACCTGTTTTTCCAGAGTCATCGATATTCTCGATATAACAAAGAGTTTTGATATTCGAACGTAGTTTCCATTCACGAATTCTCAAATCCGTTATAACATTTCGTTTCTCGTCAATTCAAGCTTGGTCGGATGGTTTCGGTTTTTCTTCATGGCAATCGCAAAATTATTGGAAGATTCCAACCCTCTTCACTGTTTAAATTGGCTCATACCGGTAGTTCTCTCTTGTTGCAAGGGGCTCCTTTTTATCGCTCTGTTTTGAGTTCTGGTCGCCTTTCAGTGACTTTTTCATCAGGGATATAGTAGCTACTAGAGAGGGCACGAAAGATCAGTCGTGACCTAAACACCCCTCCAAATGTACTGACAGTATATGTACAGGTGCCTACAGACGGAAGATCACTTTGCGTCCTCggatacagtggcgtagccagagtGGAAGAAAGTCTTGCCCCCTCTTCCACACCCTTGTGGAGTGCtgaccgccctgatatttaatatgtttagaccttttttgaccattttcgtcacaGTTCCCCCTGAAAAGCTTTGAATGTTGCCTTGCCCATGAAAATGTCCTGCCACTGTCTCGGACACGGTGGGCGTGGTGGGACACTATGTCTTTATCCCTTGCTACCCTCTCAAGTACGGAAGTGTGATTTCACCACTGCTTTTGATCGTCAAGTAAAGATTTGCGTGGGTTTGCTTTAAAGTAATAAGGAAATTAACACTCTGTAACTTCATTATTTATACCATACCTTGGAGTAGCATTTAAATGTGTTTCATAGCAACGTGGGAACAATTTGGTTAAACACTCATATGGAACATATGATAATTTTAATATTGGCATTCCTTGACGTATGTAAACCAGATTGTTCAGTATTTTCTTTGAAAATATAGCAGTAAACCGGTTGAATAATCATAATAGGAAATGGTACATGCACTTTCGCTCGTTTTTAAGACCTGTTTTTCTTCCACAGAGGATAAGCTGAGTGGCATGAATCAGCTTTGTTTACATAAGGATTTGAATTCGACAGGTTGTTAGAAGTTCTGTTTGATTTCTAAAACGCCTTCAGTAACTATCTTTCAATTCCGGCATTCGTGACTTGTCACGCCGCCCTCGGGTTCTAGGATTTGTCAAACTCAGATCTACAAATCATAAAATTAATAATACCGTTGTAAATGTAGTGCATTCTTCTTATATATTATAATGTGATGAGTTTCAAGAAACTTAGACATTGATCTGCTGGTATGTTTCTCAGTGGTAGAGGTTTTTCACCTGTCtacattaaagcaataataagtgatttgcataaagatgaATAGATTCCAATTactgataaaaaaattaaattttactgtatgtaattaaagcactttacGCTTAGTCTATCAagaggtattttagtataccattggccattacaatcatgcaaaaagtagaaattcgagaaaaattgagggcgtcgctctAGAGCAATTCACTTCATGCTTTCATCACATGCTATTTCCACATTGCTCTCCATAAGTTTCATGCCagtatttcaatattttaatataagaaccaaaaccaaaaacgtgTTGGAGGCCCATAAGGGGCGGCACGTTTTCATATCTGCAGTTCATATCTGCAACCGTCAGATATCTACAGTACGGTATGTCAAATTTACAGTGAATCGGGTCCATATCTGCAGTTTCATCAGGTATCCATGCATGCGATTTGACGGCAGCTCCCGTGCCTCAAATCAGCAAGTTTATGATGAGTTAACATATACGAACACaacattcaaacaaaacatcTTTCAACCCTAATATTTTACAGCATCCACGAAAAAGAAGGTCTTTCcgttgataccaaaatctcagatGATAGATAAAAAAATCTGGGGATGGGGTTGTTGATTGGACCATGCTCCTTCTGATGGGGTATAATGTATACAGCCTCAACCTTTGATTACTTGATGCATGTTGAAAGTTGACGGTGGCAACAATGCAATGTAATTTTATTTAACCAAAATGCACAAATAATGGTGGAAATGGTACTAAAAAcacaatgacttactaaaatcGGATTATTTCttacttctagtccaataaacagtactcactgtggacgtttcgatgtcTACCAGACATCTTTTTCTACACTATTGATGTTGTGACGAACTTCTGTGTACCACTGATGCTGATGGTTGCTTAGCAACGTGGTTGCCAGTTCTctttccaagaagatcgtcaaacacgtgactgagaatgtattgcccctcgtccctgttcatgatggTCTCCTGTTTTCTGATTTGTATCGCCTCCTTAATCCACCGCTTGTATCTATCTGCCTCTTTACCTACTACCTTAGCCTCTTCCCAGTCTATAATATGGTCGTTCTCCTGCACATGGTCTGTGATGGCCGATTTATTGATAATGGTTTGGGATGCCTTTCTAACCGCGCGAGTCCGCACATTAGCCCCTGCCTTTTCCGCTTCTGCCCGGTGTTCCTCCATTCGCTTACCGAACTTTCTTCCAGTTTCACCTACATATGTTGAGTCACAGTTCTTACAAGGAATCGCGTAGATGACATCCGTGGTGTTCTCAGGGTCACGCTTATCCTTCGGGTGAACTAACATATTCCTTAGGGAACAATGGGGTTTCATAGAAGTAGCGATGTTGTAACTTTTAAAAGTTCTAGCGATGCGTTCGGAGACACCCTCTACATAGGGAATTACGACAAGACCCTCGACTTGCTGTTATCATAAGCCAAGGATATTGTGAATAAGGCGCAACGCGAATTATTACGCGAAAGAATAAGGGTTACCAACAACAAATTGGTGAATTTGAAGGACAAAAGATCGTCGCTAGAACAGGAGATAAATAACGAAATCCCCGCGGAATCTGAGCTGACCAACCAAATCTCGTCGCACATCGCGAGAGTCCGCGAGAGTACATTTGAGAAATCAAAATGTCGGCAAATGCGGAAGTTAGAGATTCTGAAGGAGAAAAGTGTAAACATCGACAAAAAATGCCGGTTTACGACACCAGAACTGGATCTCTCCGGGACGCAATTGAAGAAGTGGGTGGTGAACTTATCGCAGTATAAACTGAGTAAGTCAGAAAATAGTGTCTTAGCTAAAGGGTTGAATTTTGCCGTGTCGCCAACAAATGTGTGTACGGAAGAATTTGTACTTGCCACGGAACTCGCGTGTAGAAATCTGCCAAATTCGGAAGCCGTGCAACTGCGTGCTAAAGTGGCCAGTACACTCGGTTCGTCAAAACCCCCTAAGTCCAATATAAGCAAGGATGAGAGGAAAGCTATTAAAGATCTTAAAAAAGTTGACTCGATCATTATCCTCCCCGCTGACAAAGGGAAAGCCACGGTTGTGCTTGACAAAACGGAATATGAACAGAAAGTTAACACCATGTTAGGAGATGCAAAAACATACGAAGAGCTCTCTACTGACCCCACCCCTAAGTATAAAAGGAAGTTGGTTAGTATTCTGTCTAGACTTGTAAAGGAGGAGAAGATACCCAAGGAGAAGTACTGTTGTACCCAACTGCGGAGAACATCCCAAGACTTTATTGTACTCCTAAAATCCACAAACCCAATGCACCGCTAAGACCTATTGTGGATTATACCGCTACTATTGGTTAAGAAACATCAAGATGGTTAGCGGATATTTTGTCTCCTATGGTTGGTAACTCGGCTCACCATGTCGTGAATTCCAAGCAACTAGCGGAAGAATTAGAGAATATTGTGATCGACGAAGACGACATCCTAAATTCACATGATGTCGTGTCGTTGTTTACTTGCACGCCAATTCATAAGGTTCTGGGAATTGTTAAAGAGAGACTGGAGAATGGTTTTATGAAGGTGTACAACAAGATGTATGGTTATAAACTGGCTGTAGATGATGTGGTTGAGTTATTGGATTTTATCCTTTCTACAACATATTTTGCATTCAGAGGGAAAATCTACAGACAGTTGTTTGGAGCGCAATGGGTAGTCCCGTTTCTCCACTAGCCGCAAATATATTCATGGAACATCTGGAAGAGGCAGCCATTGCTACAGCGCCCATGAATTGTAAACCTAAACTCTGGAAACGATATGTTGATGACATATTGGAAGTAGTCAACAAAGATGCCGTTTTACCGCTCACAAACCACCTCAACGAAATCGACGATACCAACTCAATCAAGTTCACCTTCGAGGAAGAAAAAGATGGGAAAATCCCTTTTCTTGATACGTTGATTGTTAAGCGCGAGGACGGCACTGTCAAGTTATTAGTGTATCGCAAGGCCACTCACACTGACCAGTATCTGAATTTCGCTTCGCACCATCCTCTGCATCAGAAACTGGGAGTGATAAGAACACTTATGGACAGAAAAGACAAGATCATTACAGAAGACAAagataaggaagaagaagaagaaaacatcaaaaaagcgCTTCACACATGTGGATATCCGCCATGGACTATTGACAGAGTCAAAACGCAAATGGGAACCCccaaagagaagaaaaacaacaAGAAAGATGATAACAGCAAGTCGAGGGGTCTTGTCGTAATTCCCTATGTAGAGGGTGTCTCCGAACGCATCGCTAGAACTTTCAAAAGTTACAACATCGCTACTTCTATGAAACCCCATTGTTCCCTAAGGAATATGTTAGTTCACTGAGAACACCACGGATGTCATCTACGCGATTCCTTGTAAGAACTGTGACTCAACATATGTAGGTGAAACTGGAAGAAAGTTCGGTAAGCGAATGGAGGAACACCGGGCAGAAGCGGAAAAGGCAGGGGCTAATGTGCGGACTCGCGCGGTTAGCAGTGTGCAtaggctatttaataaaaggcactaaatttactgcccacgtgacccatgggcgccgccataccaagaccaccaagtgatcagtagatgtgctacaatgctaagagataggagttttacagacaaatatcatcaaaatagctgaaaatgtataaggcaaaataattacacattgggggattctgtttttttagtatgttttcaagaactaaattttggaagTTTCCACCGACGcaaaaaaaagttatcgacggaaactcttacaataatactataaagttgcaaaaaaatgacaaatttgctagaaaatttggacatgcatcccgcgtttccaattgaaatacacaggaagaccacccactgtgccaaaggtcacttttccagacatcctgtttagaagctgtaatgtcagcgcccatctggtcacgtgggcattaaattaagtgtctttatttaaataccctaaGACGACTGGTTAGAAAGGCATCCCAAACCATTATCAATAAATCGGCCATCACAGACCATGTGCAGGAGAACGACCATATTATAGACTGGGAAGAGGCTAAGGTAGTAGGTAAAGAGGCAGATAGATACAAGCGGTGGATTAAGGAGGCGATACAAATCAGAAAACAGGAGAccatcatgaacagggacgaggggcaatacattctcagtcacgtgtttgacgatcttcttggaaagAGAACTGGCAACCACGTTGCTAAGCAACCATCAGCATCAGTGGTACACAGAAGTTCGTCACAACATCAATAGTGTAGAAAAAAATGTCTGGTAgacatcgaaacgtccacagtgagtactgtttattggactagaagtaaGAAATAATCCGATTTTATGTttcataacagtcctgatgaacatgttcagtaacaATGACTTACTGACTGACAAAACACAATGGTTCAGGTTTTTgacttttttgtgacaacttccCAATTATCCAAGTCACGGTCAAGATTGTGATGTCTCACCCTTAAGGATGCTGGCTGACTGCTGATTTGAATGGCTTAGTCTACATCTCATGAGCCGAGGTGGAATTGAGAGGAATTCCTGACAATCATAGCATTCAGGTAAAAAGACTGTCCCAGGTCGTCTTAGTATATCTAAGGGGAAATATAAAAGAGGCTCAACCTtgttatatggtcgaatccaaccaaaagtgtccacgggccaaaaataaaagtccgaaataaaaatgtctccacattttttttccttttgcccattgattgatgacatattggccttataggaaccaaaagtgccattactaatcttgaaaaataaatccaggacgtgtgatagtaaatgtgatatcaaaacccaatgttacctacgaataccactaggatgctttcactatcgcaatactaatcaacctaaaacaaatggaatattcccattaacgctttttttcgtgtaatgtagaccacagggtgtcaggaaaatgctagctcaaccagaaaatatttgtttttttttataacgcgatcaatatgatcttagtcaatttatgctagtttatttttgaaaatgaagtttaggtcagtttctgtattttatttatcaaatgagtatgaatcaatttacacattgtataagaacgagtaggatatatgttttcaagaatattaggaattataagcatacacataacgctttatacaatgaaaaggtgaacaaacccgggtattcgtaggtaacatgagcgatttaacaatatctatattgagtttagaggtttaaagtttgctattatggtaaagaattaataaaatggtagttgttagatctctttcagatggtacgtccaaatgaataaatgctattaccttagatcaaaacatttttgatgcttttagcaagattttgaccacttcattttgatatacaagtagttaatcagcaattttacataataaataattgttgaatgaatccgtatatgggtaataatagtgtcctggggtaccgcttaaagtttttgacaattaatttccattggtagcgacacttcattacacatgtcatgtattatgctgtattcgtaagtaacatttcagtatttgtaggtaagaattagacttttggtggatatcccaatcaaaacttcattttataaagcactttgaatgtatcattttctttatgtgcgtttattgatactttagaccctatcatgtactaataatgtcggttcacagcggttgaaagagtattgaagtaagaaacaaaggcactaaagtgactttaattagcttaattgcacacaactcgcttaaaaccgttattgcagacttgtgaagtccatgttggagtcagttacgtcttgtggcctttcgtttgagggcaactacaattagctttataccagggtccatcattatgttatctagatcatgagacaatgagaacagtcgtttttccatggtattcgtaggtaaccttagcgaaaacgtcataagttaccttcgaataaatcaatttggacacaaattactcagacaccagaaggtcggtaaacatttaaaatgaagcacatatgacagttgacaaatccaagtatttatccccttctaatcttctttgaatctgatttttctttcaaatgagcagatcgtcgtctatttcagtacatatttttcaacaattaagccgtattcagttttgcatggtgggcatgtatgtgaattcgcaactttcattgacatatgatttgatagcaaacatacaggccttcgttatgtaccaatatgggcattggcatgaatggcggtgtttcacaatactgtcatgataaaattgtattcgtaggtaacattcggttaccgaaatttacctacgaatacttgcttttattgttgacatctcagaaatatttaaacgcaggctattgaaacttggtagaaataaagagtgtattaccctgcacctattgcttaactattgtttactattctctcactttgtggaaatgacacagcttttaacatgtatttggaggtaatgcatattttttaccaaacctacctgtgtgccatttagaatttctggcagctaaacacaataataaagatgcctgaatgcaatgcatttcagtattggacatatcaaagcttgtatcaattgcgcatttattagtgatttccatttttaaagatatatctagtgctatgaaaaattgtattcgtaggtaatgtaaaaaataccactcaaaatatGATCaccaaaattcataattatgtacaaatatgtgaaaaattgaacaggcaatctttgaatacacgcctttcaggaaatcaatttagattcaatccaatgacttcttttcataactgatttagacgttttaaaaatactttaagaaatattttgaaaaatgggtaaaaatagcatgttttggggtctctgtgtctaagtttttcacagaaggggtcttattatatatggcgcgaagcgtatgatcaaggcgaataaacacaatacaaaaatgaataccaattgattaatacttttaagttatggccctgaacatgccgtgtacacttttcgttggattcgaccatatacgtgCATGTCTTGCTATGTTATACTTTATTTTAAGAACTTTAAGTACATGTTCAGAAAGCGCCTTCAGATTTTCCAGCGATTGTCTCTCGTCTCTAGTTGACCATCAACTGGCGGCCCGCGGGCCAGATCCAGCCCGCCAACCAGTGCAGTAAACTTAGCTAACCAACAATGTATTTGGCCCTCGCACaaatctttgaaattattttagcCCTCCGTGGCCCGTGAGCAAGAGTCTAGACAAAGTTTCCACGAATCTGCAGTGACAGTGATGGAAATATGCTTTATGAATTAAACttgatgtttcaaaatatttttatcataaaaggaTCTATTTTAGTTGAGTGAATTATATCGTTCTTCGTTCAGATATCGTCTATCAAGAAAAGTGCCAAATACGGAATATGAGTATTGCATACTCTCCTGTACCATGCAACTGATAACAATaggggactgttcacaaacacttgttaggggggcctgatgcaaaaaaaaatcatcgcaaAAAATTTTcgggggcccccctttacagacctcaaaaatttcaccccccctttttgacatgcaaattatgggtcaaccccatagaaaagcatataaactcaattttcccaggaaaatttgtggtcatttttatcagcccccccccttaggagggtcaaaaaatttaaaggccccccttttgcatcaggcacccctaacaagtgtttgcgaACGGTCCCTAATAATATGAGTATTGCATACTATCCTATGACAATGGCTGCACTGGGTTAATTTCATTATCTCCCCCAAGTGGTCAGTTTGGCTGGATCACGAAGTCCACAAGGTCACCCAAGATATTCACATGTATCAGTACATGTGGCTTATCCTTCACTGTGGGAGATTCTGTCtggtttgattttgattttaacccccccccccccacccgctgTGTAGCAGCTACATCCTAGCTATGGACTCCCAGTCTGCCGATATAAGCATTGACTTCGACATTGACTTGGCAAATTAATTACAGCCAACACGGAAGTATACAATAAGGTTAGATGTACATGATAACCGTGATAACTTCCACTTGGgtattatatttctacatttgAGGAATAATCGGAACTTACTTCAATTAATATTTGGGTCAAATAATTAATCAAGATAACTGAAGTCATAACAGATAATGTTGTCTGTTTAGTAACATTATTTTATCAGTTAATGAGATTGGCAGGTCTTTCAGGTCAACGCCTTTAGAGTCAGGGCTACAAAATGCCCTATAAAAATGCAAGAGCAAAATGTTTCATATTTTACAGAGCATGGGTCTTTCAAGGTGATCGATATAGCAGCTTTCATTCTCATGTATTATGCTTTTAGACAAGCTTTATAGACAGAAACAACACGAAAAACAATGATGTATGAAAAAGACAAATGACAAATCCGAGGTAGATACTAGTATACATGTCTCGTCATAGATTTGTGACTTCATTCCATCATTGACTATTCTTACATACCCTAACGCTGCATGTGGTTcttggctatcggaaaggaaagaaggaacgaaaaaggagggaagatgaacaaagaagttgcttgGTACCCCAGGGTTTCGACCCCAGGACCCCTCGCGTGCCAAGCAGTAGCCACTGGTGTTTCACTGGCCCGGCCAATGAAACGGTATGTATGTGACttagacactaggatccacaacatgctcatttatcaggacaaagttctttaaccccaatacatttgtacattcattgaatgacctttgaaaatgtgggtacaaaaactcatactctgcaacttgaggtcaaattttgcactatgattgtttaattgaggttgttcaactatgccattgggaggaggctattatggtccatagtgagagtgaatagagagattgcgatttccaaacgtacgtatcgaacgtgtacgtggaatctattcaaaatcactctcctgtgacgggattttgaatagattccacgtataCGTTCGATgccacgtttggaaatcgcaatctctccgCTCCATGCCATCGTACCACGGGGGTGCATGCACGCGCAGTGGTCTTGCTTTGTTAGATTGTGCCAGATTTAGCATGGTTAGGGTTAACAATCAGACCCATTTTGAAATTCCTGATGTTGTGTATACGATCACCTCCAAAGTGCAGATTGTCGTCCAATTTAGTTAGTATCACATAATAATAATCGTTGGACGCTGGTTGTTCTGTCCTTCGGAGTACAGTATATTGTATAccataataaaaaaaacctaGAAAGGTGTTCGCATAAAATTCAGTGTGTATAGATGTGCACTTGGATAATAAAGTGACTTTGAATCCTTCGTCGCAAGAATTCCCTTCGGACAAAATGGAATCGACATGAGAATGCTGATTGCTTTAACCTGATTTGCGCAATTGATATGTTTCAGGATGTTCCTTGTGTCAGACATTACAACGAACATTTTATTAACACTTCAGCACAAATATGTAGCAACATTATTACAACGGCTATTGGTGACcgtccacgtcgaaacgctcgtaaagtcggcccctgatcaattttgttttcttccgtgtttagaaaatatatatcatgagctttacaatgatatatcatttgacttcaaacgatatccagaagcggagttatggcttgttaaactttgctccttcagtaaaaaggtacattattttggtgctacattatttttcttttttccacattgctggtattacatatcaaatggtcataattggtggtcatttcaaatcatccccaagtcaacgaggttcaggaatgtcctctcattgttgattgttggttaacccaccacttgaacaggatttagccaaagcaaacaaagactagagctatttactaactctatacataagtataagcttattatcctcttcaacaataggattaaagattggcagTTGACTGACACTTAAATGTGAAACATttaggacaaacattaggtacatatgaatacaacctttatacACATTCTGCactaactcgaaatacaatttgccgactttacgagcggtttatGGTGGACGGTGTCAACGATTCTCCAATTTGGATAATGGTTGAGACACTTTGTAGGTGCAATGTCAATATACAGGAAAGAAAGGATAGTGAGCCAACAGGTACGTGGCAGACTTTTGAGGTGTTTGACCCCTCCCAGGGACCCTCCCATTTTTTATCAAGTTTTGATATTTCGGTAGGTGTCCATGATTAAACAAAACTTGACATGCAGACGAGTCTTGTTGGCTGCTGGTTTAGATATCTAACTTGCGATACTCAGACACCAATCCTTCGAGCTTGTAACGCAATTGTTATTGTATCCAGACACGCCATCAGCTTGCGTTGTTCCCGCCAAAAATTACAGAATTAGTAGATAGTATACCGACATCATCCTCCACATGCATACAATTTGTTGGTGAGCGCAACACAGATTTTGTACAATTTGTGTCCAAACAGTTTTGATCACGGTTTCTCCATAGAAAACCGTTAAGGGATCTGTCACACACCTTTGCACAGTAATGTAGCTGGGATGAtcaagccgtccatcatatgaacaaTTTGACATGTAGTATTGAAGATGTACATGAATTTTCATAAAAGACAtaaaatttttaggtcttttgggaaactttataTATATCTTCAAgcttcttcaatacgaaagatcaaactTTTCATATGACGAACGGATTTTACATTACTGTATTAACAgtatacttcggttatatttataaatgcacttttataaatacgcacgtgattcatgggcacgacataccaagatcaACAAacatgaccaaatcctcatgcattgaccactatacagaaaaggataggaactctgtataTAAATATcctcaaatttaagtattaattgaatagcaaaattattacccatgggggggggggctccgaatttgtaacatgtttatatcaaaaccaacattttgtaaGTATTTGACGACgcaaaaatattcaacgacggaaacgtttacaatatataaCCACatgtagtctcatgttgttccgccctTGCATTCATACGTATAGGacgaccacccgctatgtagaaggtcacttcaagacttacttgcgtatttataaaaacgcatttataaatataaccgaagtacactggtagAGGTGGGCGACAGATCCCATAAAGTAAGCTATACCAGAAATGTCGAAGGAGtatagtaaaatatgtttattctaAATGTTGAAAAACCTTTACTATACTCGTATGTGTAAACTGATATTGTTTGTTTATCCTACCGGTTCATCAAAAGACACACGCTTAATTCCATGAACAATATTGAAGAATGCTCGGAAACTGAGGGGCATCAAGGCCAAGTGTAAGGGCAACGGAGGCCATGGACTTAGTGGCCTCAGTGAATttcgcatgatgcagtcatgtctacagtagaattcatctcgacctttgcaggacttaaccccattaaaagctattaaaccaagataacactcattgaaacagctcaactgattaaatcggatcttctctggttgtgcacaagtgactgttttcatgcgatatcgcaataaagctggtattcatagcttcagttgggtaaccgattataaaggaaaccaaaggaaacaatgttatgtgtggctttgttcacgaaatcagacaatggcatgctttttgtaaaccagcattcttgaaaatgagcaacataatgatttttgacttaacacggtttggaaataatttcttcatatttttggtgttatctgtcgtttacatgtccttcctaaaacacaaaagtacgaccctctccaaacacctaaattagctaataatttaggacatgttacaaaactatattgtctagaattttagaagagtacttttaatattggccggttatttttcacacagcgacgttaactaggcaatgtactattacctataacattaactaaaacaccaaagtacgaatatttccaa
It encodes:
- the LOC140140502 gene encoding uncharacterized protein, yielding MEHLEEAAIATAPMNCKPKLWKRYVDDILEVVNKDAVLPLTNHLNEIDDTNSIKFTFEEEKDGKIPFLDTLIVKREDGTVKLLVYRKATHTDQYLNFASHHPLHQKLGVIRTLMDRKDKIITEDKDKEEEEENIKKALHTCGYPPWTIDRVKTQMGTPKEKKNNKKDDNSKSRGLVVIPYVEGVSERIARTFKSYNIATSMKPHCSLRNMLVH